The Marasmius oreades isolate 03SP1 chromosome 11, whole genome shotgun sequence genome includes a region encoding these proteins:
- a CDS encoding uncharacterized protein (MEROPS:MER0034664), whose protein sequence is MTPLPNTHLHDELAQSKDRITVDTKYGTVKGRRARNGAGVFLEVPYALPPARWEDPKALPEGHKYEEGKEYIREARYCAQPKNDGQAEGKEFEDKVGFGAPSENPLFLNIVIPPSFLNTSSPLLPVQVYIHGGFLQFGSPHGLGHQAQYLCARQGKQVVRVDIGYRLSVFGFLASKEQGLTGNYGFKDQWVALQWTRDNIRSFGGDPENVQVIGLSAGAHSVHQLLHHASHLPDGQPAPFVSAIMQSNAIAFTPKTPAEYQSQYNALCTAVGLDPSDPSTLGTLKDPTKVPASKLCELIENDNLGEVYHGTFRGAFDASWVPVDTDMMEYQRSGGLARNLLRKGVRHAVIGDLTEEWYLYSIAHEPIKTKEDVKANLMRYYRKSEVDSMMVGREESTQGGWQRTFGEILSDWQVHLPVRKFAADMIKAGFPVLRYLIKWTPEAGREAVEGYVTHGTDYSIWHYRLPVLEQGDVQIADAWLDRIDEELGKIDKREDLASMRVLTLKEDKTIEWDADAI, encoded by the exons ATGACTCCCCTTCCCAACACGCACCTTCACGATGAACTGGCGCAAAGCAAAGACCGCATTACTGTTGACACTAAGTATGGAACCGTGAAAGGAAGGAGGGCTAGGAACGGGGCTGGGGTGTTTCTGG AGGTACCCTACGCACTTCCACCAGCTAGATGGGAAGACCCGAAGGCGTTACCTGAAGGACACAAGTAcgaagaagggaaggaatATATTCGGGAGGCGAGGT ATTGTGCTCAACCCAAAAATGATGGTCAAGCGGAGG GAAAAGAGTTCGAGGACAAAGTAGGGTTCGGAGCACCTTCTGAGAATCC ACTCTTCCTCAACATCGTCATACCTCCCTCGTTCCTCAACACATCTTCGCCACTGTTGCCAGTTCAAGTATACATCCATGGCGGATTTTTGCAGTTCGGTTCGCCACACGGCTTGGGGCATCAAGCGCAGTACCTGTGTGCTCGTCAGGGTAAACAGGTAGTGAGGGTGGATATCGGATACAGACTCTCTGTGTTTGGGTTCTTAGCGAGCAAGGAGCAGGGCTTGACGGGGAACTATGGCTTCAAGGATCAATGGGTCGCGTTGCAGTGGACACGAGATAACATCAGGTCGTTCGGAG GCGACCCAGAAAACGTGCAAGTCATTGGTCTGTCAGCTG GTGCCCATTCGGTACATCAACTCCTACACCATGCATCACATCTACCTGATGGTCAACCCGCACCCTTCGTATCCGCAATCATGCAATCCAACGCGATCGCATTTACACCCAAAACCCCAGCAGAATATCAATCACAGTACAACGCGCTCTGTACCGCAGTCGGACTGGACCCCTCCGATCCTTCCACCCTCGGTACTCTCAAAGACCCAACCAAAGTCCCCGCTTCGAAACTCTGCGAACTTATTGAGAATGATAATCTGGGAGAGGTTTATCATGGGACTTTCCGTGGAGCGTTCGATGCGAGTTGGGTTCCGGTCGATACAGATATGATGGAATATCAACGATCTGGAGGATTAGCGAGGAATTTGCTCAGAAAGGGCGTTAGACATGCTGTTATTGGTGACCTCACGGAGGAATGGTACCTCTACTCCATTGCGCATGAACCGATCAAGACTAAAGAAGACGTGAAGGCGAATTTGATGAGGTACTATAGGAAGAGCGAGGTGGATTCCATGATGGTTGGGAGAGAAGAATCGACTCAGGGAGGGTGGCAGAGAACGTTTGGAGAGATATTGAGTGATTGGCAGGTGCATCTTCCGGTGAGGAAGTTTGCGGCGGATATGATTAAGGCTGGGTTTCCGGTGTTGAGATATTTGATTAAATGGACGCCGGAGGCGGGGAGAGAGGCTGTTGAGG GATACGTCACGCACGGAACTGACTATTCAATATGGCATTATCGATTGCCGGTTCTGGAGCAAGGCGACGTACAAATAGCGGATGCCTGGTTAGATAGGATCGATGAGGAGCTGGGGAAGATTGATAAAAGAGAGGATCTAGCTTCGATGAGGGTTTTGACTCTTAAAGAGGATAAGACTATTGAATGGGATGCGGACGCTATTTAA